The Pricia mediterranea genome includes a window with the following:
- a CDS encoding isoprenyl transferase, translated as MNSFADIDKKNLPRHIAIIMDGNGRWAKKQGRLRVFGHENGVDTVRKTVENCVEINIEYLTLYTFSTENWKRPKLEIDILMKLLVSSLKKELHTFMENNVRLNAIGDINSLPKKAYRELKEVMEKTKNHTGMTLTLALSYGAREEIKKAVKEISIKVKNNIISTDDIDETIINTHLYTHDLPDVDLLIRTSGECRISNFLLWQIAYAELYFIDVFWPDFSDLHLAEAIQSYQNRERRFGKTSEQLN; from the coding sequence ATGAATTCCTTTGCCGACATCGACAAGAAAAACCTCCCCCGACACATCGCCATTATAATGGATGGTAACGGTCGATGGGCCAAAAAGCAGGGCAGACTGCGGGTGTTCGGCCATGAAAACGGGGTTGATACCGTACGGAAGACGGTTGAAAACTGTGTCGAGATCAATATTGAATACCTTACCTTATATACGTTCTCGACCGAAAACTGGAAACGGCCCAAACTGGAGATCGACATCCTGATGAAACTGTTGGTCTCGTCCTTAAAAAAGGAACTTCACACCTTTATGGAAAACAATGTACGCTTGAACGCCATCGGCGATATTAATTCCCTTCCCAAAAAAGCCTATCGGGAGCTCAAAGAGGTAATGGAGAAGACGAAAAACCATACCGGAATGACCCTGACCTTGGCCCTAAGCTATGGGGCGCGAGAGGAAATAAAGAAGGCCGTAAAAGAAATCAGTATCAAAGTTAAAAATAATATAATTTCAACCGATGATATAGACGAAACCATTATAAATACTCATCTTTACACGCACGATTTGCCTGATGTAGATTTGCTTATCCGGACCAGTGGGGAATGTCGGATCAGCAATTTTTTGCTTTGGCAGATCGCTTATGCCGAACTTTATTTTATCGACGTATTTTGGCCCGATTTCAGCGACCTACATTTAGCGGAGGCCATACAAAGTTATCAGAACAGAGAAAGAAGATTTGGAAAAACCAGCGAACAACTCAACTGA
- a CDS encoding 3-oxoacyl-ACP synthase III family protein — MTIGITGTGSYIPPLVVANQNFETSEFLNSDGSPFKQDNSRIIEKFRAITGIEERRYVDNTLNASDIAYLAAEKAIADAGIDKEQLDYIIFAHNFGDVGHGQSQSDTVPSLATRVKHQLRIKNPKCVAYDLLFGCPGWIEGSIQSHAFIKSGIAKKCLVIGAETLSRIVDPYDRDSMIYSDGAGATVIEAKEGAGSVLAHESASYTYEEAYFLFYGKSYRETKDTTKYIKMYGRKIYEFAITYVPKAMALCLEKSGVDIGSVKKIFIHQANEKMDEAIVKRFYGLYKKEVPSGIMPMSIGKLGNSSVATIPTLFDMVRNGKLKDQRVKKGDVVIFASVGAGMNVNAMVYSI; from the coding sequence ATGACAATCGGAATCACAGGAACAGGAAGCTATATACCTCCTTTGGTTGTTGCCAACCAAAATTTTGAAACCTCTGAATTCCTGAATTCGGACGGCTCACCGTTCAAACAGGACAATTCCCGTATTATCGAGAAATTCCGTGCGATCACCGGAATCGAAGAAAGACGCTATGTGGACAACACGCTGAACGCATCGGATATCGCTTATTTGGCCGCAGAAAAAGCCATTGCCGATGCGGGTATCGATAAAGAGCAGCTTGACTATATTATTTTCGCCCATAATTTCGGGGATGTCGGCCACGGACAATCCCAAAGTGACACCGTACCTAGTCTAGCTACCCGGGTCAAGCATCAATTGCGTATCAAAAATCCGAAATGTGTGGCCTACGATCTGCTCTTCGGTTGCCCCGGATGGATCGAAGGCTCGATTCAGTCCCATGCGTTCATCAAAAGCGGGATCGCCAAAAAATGCTTGGTGATCGGTGCAGAAACCCTGTCCCGTATCGTTGACCCCTACGACCGCGATTCCATGATCTATTCCGACGGTGCAGGTGCAACGGTCATCGAGGCCAAAGAAGGTGCGGGATCAGTTCTAGCCCATGAAAGTGCCTCCTACACCTACGAAGAGGCTTATTTTTTGTTCTATGGAAAATCCTATAGGGAAACAAAAGACACCACCAAGTACATTAAAATGTACGGGCGAAAAATTTATGAATTCGCAATTACCTATGTTCCCAAAGCGATGGCACTCTGTTTGGAAAAAAGCGGCGTCGATATCGGTTCCGTAAAGAAAATTTTCATCCATCAGGCCAACGAGAAGATGGACGAGGCCATCGTAAAGCGATTTTACGGGCTGTATAAAAAGGAAGTGCCATCTGGAATTATGCCCATGAGCATCGGCAAATTGGGCAATAGTTCCGTGGCGACCATTCCCACCTTGTTCGATATGGTGCGCAACGGAAAACTCAAAGATCAACGGGTAAAAAAGGGAGATGTTGTTATCTTTGCCAGCGTAGGCGCGGGCATGAACGTCAACGCCATGGTCTATAGTATTTAA
- a CDS encoding methyltransferase: MYENTYPDKRFQRTLSFLQKHISTKEAILDLGVENPFSKIMVEQGYTVENTKGEDLDVDYTSVQKSSAEVVTAFEIFEHLVSPFNVLREIKADKLVASIPLKLWFSPAYRSKTDVWDRHYHEFEDWQFDWLLEKSGWEIKDREKFTNPVGKIGVRPLLRSLTPRYYLVYAEKGSL, from the coding sequence ATGTACGAGAACACCTATCCGGACAAACGTTTTCAACGCACCCTGTCGTTCCTGCAAAAACACATTTCTACCAAAGAAGCTATTTTAGATCTGGGGGTCGAGAATCCTTTTTCAAAGATCATGGTGGAGCAGGGCTATACCGTTGAGAACACTAAAGGAGAAGATTTAGATGTGGATTACACTTCTGTACAGAAATCATCCGCCGAGGTGGTCACCGCCTTTGAAATTTTCGAACATTTAGTGTCCCCTTTCAATGTCTTACGGGAAATCAAGGCCGATAAACTCGTGGCCAGCATTCCCCTTAAACTCTGGTTTTCTCCCGCCTATCGGAGTAAAACCGATGTTTGGGACCGGCACTATCACGAGTTCGAGGACTGGCAGTTCGACTGGCTGCTCGAAAAATCCGGTTGGGAGATCAAGGATCGGGAGAAATTCACAAATCCCGTTGGAAAAATCGGGGTGCGGCCGTTGCTGCGAAGTCTTACCCCGCGGTATTATTTGGTATATGCGGAAAAAGGGAGTTTATGA
- a CDS encoding glycosyltransferase family A protein: MKYYVIIPAHNEEAYLADTLNSILRQTLQPQKVVVVNDNSTDGTEAVIDTFLTLSPIFEKLNSVSSEVHMPGSKVIEAFRKGLVLLDDDYDFLVKLDADLILPDKYFEKIAHIFRGHPNAGIAGGFIYEKNENGQWELHHPMNEDHVRGAFKAYSKACFKAIGGLRNAMGWDTVDELLARYHNFGIFTDSNLHVKHLRPTGNAYDQNAKLLQGKAMFCMRYGISITAIASLKMAMKQRNLKAFLDNIQGYLEAHREKAPFLVNEKEGAYIRKLRWDNIRRKLLKER, encoded by the coding sequence ATGAAGTATTACGTAATAATCCCCGCCCACAACGAAGAAGCTTATTTGGCCGATACGCTGAACTCTATTTTGCGGCAGACCTTGCAACCGCAGAAGGTAGTGGTGGTCAACGACAATTCTACAGATGGGACCGAAGCGGTCATCGACACTTTTTTGACCCTGAGTCCCATTTTCGAAAAGCTCAACAGCGTCTCCTCGGAAGTCCATATGCCCGGAAGCAAGGTCATAGAAGCTTTCCGGAAGGGATTGGTGCTCCTTGACGACGACTACGATTTTTTGGTAAAGTTGGATGCGGACCTCATCTTGCCCGATAAATACTTTGAGAAAATCGCCCATATCTTCAGGGGTCATCCCAATGCGGGGATTGCCGGAGGTTTCATCTATGAAAAGAATGAAAACGGACAATGGGAGCTCCACCACCCCATGAACGAAGACCATGTGAGGGGTGCCTTTAAGGCCTATTCCAAAGCCTGTTTCAAAGCGATTGGAGGACTCCGTAATGCCATGGGCTGGGATACCGTTGACGAGCTCCTGGCCCGATATCATAATTTCGGGATATTTACCGACAGCAACCTACATGTAAAACATCTGAGGCCCACGGGAAATGCCTATGACCAAAATGCAAAACTATTGCAGGGCAAGGCCATGTTCTGCATGCGATACGGAATTTCCATCACGGCCATCGCTTCCCTAAAAATGGCAATGAAGCAACGCAACCTCAAGGCGTTTTTAGACAATATACAAGGCTATCTCGAAGCACACAGGGAGAAAGCCCCTTTTTTGGTCAACGAAAAAGAGGGAGCTTATATCCGAAAATTGAGATGGGACAACATACGCCGTAAACTTTTGAAGGAACGCTAG
- a CDS encoding OmpH family outer membrane protein: MKPKANVLLVLTIVLFSTCYTFAQRGVRIGYVDMEYILENVEEYREATEQLADKVQKWKIEIEQRQSAVEQMKNDLSAERVLLTDELIAEREEEIQIMEKEMIQYQQDRFGPEGDLVLQKRRLIQPIQDQVFNEVQKIGANKKYDFIFDKSADVVMLYSENRWDISDLVLRGIARTRKVSAPKKKADRRNSLQDFEEEEALTEEVSEAIKERQQQAEQAQETRKRTADERRAEQVKLREERKKAYEARRKKLLEEREAKRQERLEERQQEKDSVE; encoded by the coding sequence ATGAAACCAAAAGCGAACGTTCTTTTAGTACTGACAATCGTCCTTTTTTCGACCTGTTATACCTTTGCCCAACGAGGAGTGCGTATTGGCTACGTCGATATGGAATATATTCTCGAAAATGTGGAGGAGTACCGTGAGGCCACCGAACAGCTGGCGGATAAGGTGCAGAAGTGGAAAATTGAGATCGAACAAAGGCAGAGCGCGGTCGAGCAGATGAAAAATGACCTAAGTGCCGAACGCGTGCTCCTTACCGATGAGCTGATAGCCGAACGGGAAGAGGAGATACAGATCATGGAAAAGGAGATGATCCAATATCAGCAAGACCGCTTCGGTCCCGAAGGTGACCTAGTTTTACAAAAGCGGCGATTGATTCAACCGATCCAAGACCAAGTGTTCAACGAGGTACAAAAGATTGGGGCCAATAAAAAATATGATTTTATTTTTGATAAATCTGCGGATGTCGTAATGTTGTACTCCGAAAACCGCTGGGATATCAGTGATTTGGTTTTACGGGGCATTGCACGGACAAGAAAGGTGAGTGCACCGAAAAAAAAGGCGGATCGCCGGAACTCCCTTCAAGATTTCGAGGAAGAAGAAGCGCTGACGGAAGAGGTCAGTGAGGCCATTAAGGAGCGACAGCAGCAGGCCGAGCAAGCCCAAGAAACACGAAAAAGGACTGCGGACGAAAGAAGGGCCGAACAGGTGAAATTGCGGGAAGAACGTAAAAAGGCCTACGAGGCAAGAAGAAAAAAGCTTTTGGAAGAACGCGAAGCAAAAAGACAGGAGAGGTTGGAAGAACGTCAGCAAGAGAAAGATTCCGTTGAGTAA
- a CDS encoding OmpH family outer membrane protein, whose protein sequence is MKHLKKITVALVLFVAATGFINAQSKIAHIDVTQLLSAMPEMKSAEAELKKLSETYNADIESSMTELKNKYTLYENEAASKTPEENQKRAEELQGAQKTIGEAQQTAQRELQKKQQELFAPISDKAKAAIERVANEQGYDYVIDAQAGGGLIVANGKDLLADVKKELGI, encoded by the coding sequence ATGAAACATTTAAAAAAGATTACAGTAGCCTTAGTACTATTTGTTGCCGCGACTGGTTTTATTAATGCACAAAGCAAAATCGCACATATCGATGTAACACAACTGCTTAGCGCCATGCCCGAAATGAAGTCTGCAGAGGCGGAACTGAAGAAGTTATCGGAAACCTATAACGCCGATATCGAGAGTTCGATGACCGAGCTAAAGAACAAGTACACCCTGTACGAAAACGAAGCGGCATCGAAAACACCCGAGGAAAACCAGAAGAGGGCCGAAGAACTTCAAGGGGCACAAAAGACAATAGGAGAGGCCCAGCAGACCGCCCAAAGGGAGCTGCAGAAGAAACAACAAGAGCTGTTCGCCCCCATTTCCGATAAGGCCAAAGCGGCCATTGAAAGAGTGGCGAACGAACAGGGGTACGATTATGTGATCGACGCCCAGGCCGGTGGCGGTCTTATCGTAGCCAACGGAAAAGATTTGTTGGCCGATGTGAAGAAGGAGTTGGGAATTTAG
- a CDS encoding DUF6089 family protein, protein MKRFFVVLLLLSFGNMGAQTYEIGVFAGGANNIGDVGRTNYVLPSDIAVGGLFKWNIAKRYAWRASMIYGKFTADDSKSSIPSRKQRGRVINNSILEASAGLEFNFVEYNLHRLGPAFTPYLYTGVTYFRYDYNYFDAGLMMDIGQKDGSFAIPMTVGAKLRLNQFLILGAEIGARYTFTDNLDGSNPKKLNVSRQLGDLQFGNIFSDDWYVFSGITLTYTFGRKACCDNFQ, encoded by the coding sequence ATGAAACGATTTTTTGTCGTACTTCTTTTATTGTCTTTCGGCAATATGGGCGCCCAGACTTATGAAATCGGCGTCTTTGCCGGTGGGGCCAATAATATCGGCGATGTAGGACGTACCAATTATGTGCTGCCTTCGGATATCGCAGTTGGGGGGCTCTTCAAATGGAATATAGCCAAGCGTTACGCATGGCGGGCCAGTATGATCTACGGAAAATTTACGGCCGACGACTCGAAATCGAGCATTCCCTCGCGAAAGCAAAGGGGCCGGGTAATCAACAATTCCATTCTTGAGGCTTCGGCGGGACTCGAATTTAATTTTGTGGAGTACAATCTACACCGGTTGGGCCCTGCTTTTACACCTTACCTATACACCGGGGTGACCTATTTCAGGTATGATTATAACTATTTCGATGCGGGACTCATGATGGACATCGGCCAAAAAGACGGTAGTTTCGCTATCCCCATGACAGTAGGGGCCAAATTGCGACTCAACCAGTTCTTGATCTTGGGGGCTGAAATCGGGGCGCGCTATACTTTTACGGACAACCTTGATGGCAGCAATCCCAAAAAACTGAACGTAAGCCGACAGCTCGGCGACCTACAGTTCGGTAACATTTTTAGCGACGATTGGTATGTTTTTTCCGGAATAACCCTAACTTACACTTTTGGCAGAAAGGCCTGTTGCGATAATTTTCAATAG
- the gcvP gene encoding aminomethyl-transferring glycine dehydrogenase gives MRTDVFAKRHIGITDDDLEHMLETIGTESLDQLIYETLPEGIRLKENLGLEAPMSEHKFLAHMQELSEKNQLFRSYIGLGYHESLTPSVIKRNILENPGWYTAYTPYQAEIAQGRLEALLNFQTVVSDLTGMELANASLLDESTAAAEAMTMLFDVRSREQKKNKVLKFFVSDEILPQTLSLLKTRSAPLGIELVVGKHGDFEFGSDFFGALLQYPGKHGQIHDYGDFVAKAKENDIKTAVAADILSLVLLTPPGEWGVDVVVGTTQRFGIPLGYGGPHAAFFATREAYKRNIPGRIIGVTKDVDGKPAMRMALQTREQHIKRDKATSNICTAQVLLAVMAGMYAVFHGPEGLKYIAKKVHSTAVTLTDALEKLGLYQVNTSYFDTITVKIDSNALRPIAEKHEVNFLYVDEDTASIAVNEATSVKDLNQIVSVFSEALGKDSAHIDALLQDTAIMESIRRESDFLQNKVFNAYHSETELMRYIKKLERRDLSLNHSMIALGSCTMKLNAASEMFALSMARWGNIHPFVPVEQAKGYQIVLKELAKDLTTITGFAATSLQPNSGAQGEYAGLMVIRAYHESRGEAHRNICIIPASAHGTNPASAVMAGMKVVVTKTDEKGNIDVADLEDKVAKHSENLAALMVTYPSTHGVFESSIMHITQLIHDHGGQVYMDGANMNAQVGLTHPGKIGADVCHLNLHKTFAIPHGGGGPGVGPICVAEQLVPFLPGNPIIETGGEKGIGAISAAPWGSSLVCLISYGYIKMLGGSGLRRSTEIAILNANYIKNRLSGKFDVLYTGERGRAAHEMIIDCRPFKKQGIEVSDIAKRLMDYGFHAPTVSFPVAGTIMIEPTESESLAELDRFCEAMLSIREEIDRASSDDTDNVLKNAPHTLEMLTSDTWDFPYSRQKAAFPLPYLSENKFWPAVRRVDDAYGDRNLMCTCDPIEAYAEAE, from the coding sequence ATGAGAACAGATGTATTTGCGAAGCGCCATATCGGCATCACCGACGACGACCTCGAACATATGCTCGAAACTATCGGCACGGAGAGTTTGGACCAGTTGATCTATGAGACCCTGCCAGAGGGAATCCGCCTAAAAGAAAACTTGGGGCTGGAGGCTCCGATGAGCGAACATAAATTTTTGGCGCACATGCAAGAGCTTTCCGAAAAGAACCAGTTATTCCGTTCGTACATCGGTCTCGGCTATCATGAGAGCCTGACCCCCTCGGTCATTAAAAGGAATATTCTGGAGAACCCGGGCTGGTACACGGCCTACACGCCCTATCAGGCCGAGATCGCCCAAGGCAGGTTGGAGGCCCTCCTCAATTTTCAGACCGTGGTGTCGGACCTTACCGGGATGGAACTCGCCAACGCCTCTTTGTTGGACGAGAGTACCGCGGCGGCCGAGGCGATGACTATGCTCTTCGACGTGCGTAGCCGGGAGCAAAAGAAAAACAAAGTATTGAAATTCTTCGTTTCCGATGAAATTCTACCCCAGACCTTATCTCTTTTAAAAACAAGATCCGCCCCGCTGGGCATCGAACTGGTGGTCGGCAAACATGGGGATTTCGAATTCGGAAGCGATTTCTTCGGTGCCCTGCTGCAATATCCCGGCAAACACGGACAGATACACGATTACGGGGATTTCGTCGCCAAGGCCAAGGAAAACGATATTAAAACCGCAGTGGCCGCGGATATTCTCAGCCTTGTATTGCTGACGCCCCCGGGAGAATGGGGCGTCGATGTAGTCGTCGGAACTACCCAACGTTTCGGAATCCCCCTAGGTTACGGGGGGCCGCATGCTGCCTTTTTTGCCACTAGGGAAGCCTATAAAAGAAACATCCCTGGCCGGATTATCGGGGTCACCAAAGACGTAGATGGGAAACCCGCCATGCGGATGGCCCTACAGACCCGGGAACAACACATCAAACGCGACAAGGCCACTTCGAATATCTGTACGGCACAGGTGCTTTTGGCGGTCATGGCGGGAATGTACGCCGTTTTCCACGGCCCAGAGGGACTCAAATATATCGCCAAAAAGGTACATTCGACCGCGGTCACGTTGACCGATGCCCTCGAAAAGCTAGGCTTGTATCAAGTCAACACCTCTTATTTCGACACCATAACGGTCAAGATCGATTCCAATGCCCTGCGGCCCATCGCCGAAAAACATGAAGTTAATTTTCTGTACGTGGACGAAGACACAGCTTCCATCGCGGTCAACGAGGCCACTTCGGTCAAGGACCTCAACCAGATCGTTTCCGTTTTTTCGGAAGCCCTCGGGAAAGATTCCGCTCACATAGATGCGCTACTGCAAGACACTGCCATCATGGAGAGCATACGGCGCGAATCGGATTTTCTACAGAACAAGGTTTTCAATGCCTATCATTCGGAGACCGAACTCATGCGCTATATCAAAAAACTGGAACGCAGGGATTTGTCCCTCAACCACTCCATGATCGCCTTGGGAAGCTGCACCATGAAATTGAACGCCGCCTCCGAGATGTTCGCCTTGAGCATGGCGCGCTGGGGAAACATTCATCCCTTCGTGCCCGTCGAACAGGCGAAAGGCTATCAAATCGTCTTAAAGGAACTGGCTAAAGACCTGACCACCATAACCGGATTCGCGGCCACGTCGTTGCAGCCCAATTCGGGGGCGCAGGGCGAATATGCCGGCCTTATGGTCATTCGCGCCTATCACGAGTCCCGCGGCGAGGCACACCGAAACATCTGCATTATCCCGGCTTCGGCCCATGGCACCAATCCCGCATCCGCCGTTATGGCCGGGATGAAGGTGGTGGTGACCAAAACCGATGAAAAGGGGAATATCGATGTTGCCGACCTTGAGGATAAAGTGGCTAAACATTCCGAAAATCTCGCGGCTTTGATGGTGACCTACCCCTCTACCCACGGAGTCTTCGAGTCATCGATTATGCATATTACCCAGCTGATCCACGATCATGGGGGGCAGGTATATATGGACGGGGCCAATATGAACGCCCAGGTAGGGCTGACCCATCCGGGCAAGATCGGGGCCGATGTTTGCCACCTCAACCTGCACAAGACGTTTGCCATTCCCCACGGGGGCGGGGGACCCGGAGTGGGACCCATTTGCGTTGCCGAACAGTTGGTACCTTTTTTACCGGGCAACCCGATCATCGAGACCGGGGGCGAAAAGGGAATCGGTGCCATCTCCGCGGCCCCGTGGGGCAGTTCGTTGGTCTGCCTGATTTCCTATGGATATATAAAAATGTTGGGAGGGTCGGGGCTGCGACGTTCCACCGAAATTGCCATCCTGAACGCCAATTATATCAAAAATCGGCTGAGCGGAAAATTCGACGTCCTGTACACCGGCGAAAGGGGACGGGCCGCCCACGAAATGATTATCGACTGTAGACCGTTCAAGAAACAAGGCATCGAGGTCTCCGATATCGCCAAACGTTTGATGGATTATGGCTTTCACGCCCCAACAGTTTCCTTTCCCGTTGCGGGAACGATTATGATCGAGCCTACCGAAAGCGAAAGCCTCGCCGAGCTTGATCGGTTTTGCGAAGCTATGCTTTCCATTCGGGAAGAAATCGATAGGGCATCGTCAGACGATACGGACAATGTTCTGAAAAATGCGCCGCATACCTTGGAAATGTTGACCAGCGACACTTGGGATTTTCCATATAGCCGGCAAAAAGCGGCTTTCCCCCTTCCCTACCTTTCCGAGAACAAATTTTGGCCAGCGGTACGCCGGGTCGATGATGCATATGGAGACCGTAATTTAATGTGCACTTGCGACCCTATCGAAGCCTACGCCGAAGCGGAATAA
- a CDS encoding BamA/OMP85 family outer membrane protein: MKQFISLQPLFTLLLLLLTTFAVAQELSFEDGKKYILGGLEVTGLQSYNEQTVKTYTGLRVGQPITVPGDEISSVINKLWGLELFRDIDFFITDIDGDKIFLELHITERPTLSDIKVNGVKPRKVDGILDDTDLKKGKKITESLIANTKNYLENKYKKEGYLNAKVAIAVANDTSQTNAQKMVINVNKGDKVKIKKIIFEGNEQLSDSRLRGAMKKTKQKQFFRFWKKSKFIAEDYENDKQLLIDRYAENGYRDARIVSDSIIKVDENNINLKFDIEEGDKYYFGEIDFVGNTVYTDRQLASVLGVKKGDTYNGVLLRERIADDSKPDAEDLTNLYQNSGYLFSSINPVEVSAQNDTIDFEIRIIEGKETFLDHVDVVGNDRTNDHVIYRELRTRPGQKYNKSDIIRTIQELQQLGYFDAEQISPDILNPNPNEGSVDLKWNLVESGSSQIELQGGYGGGGFIGTLGLSFNNFSIKNIFNGEAYKPVPMGDGQTFAMRVQASRSFRVYSLNFAEPWFGGKKPVRFSLNFSRTQQFRTDFRNSTRSRLKVIKDEGFSITSVSAGLAKRVQWPDDYFTVSHSLGYQLYEFNNYNLGLFNITNGTSNSLTYTLGISRNAISGGRIFPRGGSNFEVTARLTPPYSLFSNKDYASLRDRNKELVPIVRAQGGQNTPERRELEDIDQQRFKWLEYYKLKFKGDWYTTLVGSGDKSLVLRTNAEFGFLGSYNNDVGDVPFERFFVGGDGMGNFTLDGRDIIALRGYKNQSLTPVDPLTRQQEGGLVYNKYSLELRYPLTLKPSASIYGLTFLEAGNAFRNFQEFNPFDLKRSAGVGLRIFMPAFGLLGIDFGYGFDPDNTGQETSPHGWETHFIIGQQF, encoded by the coding sequence ATGAAGCAGTTCATATCCCTTCAACCTTTATTTACCCTTCTACTACTCTTACTAACCACATTTGCCGTCGCACAAGAACTTTCTTTCGAAGACGGTAAAAAATATATTTTAGGAGGACTTGAGGTAACCGGACTACAGAGCTATAACGAGCAGACGGTGAAGACCTATACCGGCTTACGGGTGGGCCAGCCCATTACCGTTCCCGGGGACGAGATCAGTAGTGTAATCAACAAATTATGGGGCCTTGAGCTTTTCCGCGATATTGACTTCTTCATTACCGATATCGACGGTGACAAAATCTTTCTGGAATTGCACATTACCGAGCGTCCCACCCTATCCGATATCAAGGTCAACGGGGTAAAACCTCGAAAGGTCGATGGTATTCTTGACGATACGGACCTAAAGAAAGGAAAGAAGATTACCGAGAGCCTAATCGCAAATACCAAAAACTATCTCGAAAACAAGTACAAAAAGGAAGGCTATCTGAACGCCAAGGTGGCCATCGCGGTAGCCAACGATACCTCCCAGACCAATGCCCAAAAAATGGTCATCAACGTCAATAAAGGAGACAAGGTCAAGATAAAGAAGATTATTTTCGAGGGGAACGAGCAGCTATCGGACAGCAGGTTGCGCGGCGCGATGAAGAAGACCAAGCAGAAACAGTTCTTTCGATTTTGGAAGAAGTCCAAATTTATTGCGGAAGATTACGAGAACGACAAGCAATTATTGATCGATAGATATGCGGAAAACGGCTACCGGGATGCCCGGATCGTTTCCGATTCCATTATCAAGGTCGATGAAAACAATATCAACCTGAAATTCGATATCGAGGAAGGCGATAAGTATTATTTTGGCGAAATCGACTTTGTGGGCAATACGGTCTATACGGATAGACAGTTGGCCTCGGTGCTTGGCGTAAAAAAGGGGGATACATACAACGGGGTGCTGTTGCGCGAACGTATCGCAGATGACTCGAAACCCGACGCCGAAGACCTTACCAACCTCTATCAGAACAGTGGTTATCTCTTTTCAAGCATCAATCCGGTGGAAGTATCGGCGCAGAACGATACCATCGATTTTGAGATCCGGATCATAGAGGGCAAGGAGACCTTTTTAGACCATGTCGATGTCGTGGGCAACGACCGTACCAACGATCATGTGATCTATCGGGAACTGCGAACCCGGCCCGGACAGAAATACAATAAAAGCGATATCATTAGAACGATCCAGGAGTTGCAGCAACTGGGCTATTTCGATGCGGAGCAGATCAGTCCCGACATTTTAAACCCGAATCCCAATGAGGGTTCCGTGGATCTCAAATGGAACCTTGTGGAATCGGGGTCGAGCCAGATCGAGCTGCAGGGCGGTTATGGTGGTGGTGGCTTTATCGGTACGCTCGGTCTTTCGTTCAATAACTTTTCGATAAAGAATATTTTCAACGGCGAGGCGTATAAACCGGTACCTATGGGCGACGGACAGACCTTTGCGATGCGGGTGCAGGCGAGCCGATCGTTCAGGGTGTACAGCCTGAATTTTGCCGAGCCCTGGTTCGGGGGGAAAAAACCGGTACGGTTCAGTTTGAACTTTTCGCGGACCCAACAGTTCAGGACCGATTTCAGGAATTCCACCAGAAGCAGGCTAAAGGTTATCAAGGATGAAGGTTTTTCTATTACATCCGTCTCCGCCGGCTTGGCCAAGCGCGTGCAGTGGCCCGATGATTATTTTACCGTTTCCCATTCCTTAGGGTATCAGTTGTACGAGTTTAATAACTATAACTTAGGGCTATTTAATATAACCAATGGAACTAGTAACTCCTTAACTTATACCTTGGGTATTTCGAGAAATGCCATTTCGGGCGGTCGTATATTTCCGAGAGGAGGATCTAATTTTGAGGTTACTGCACGCTTGACACCACCCTACTCCCTGTTCAGCAACAAAGATTACGCTTCGCTGCGGGATAGAAACAAAGAACTGGTTCCCATCGTACGGGCACAGGGAGGTCAAAATACGCCTGAAAGAAGGGAGCTTGAAGACATCGACCAACAACGTTTCAAATGGCTGGAATACTACAAGCTGAAGTTCAAGGGAGATTGGTACACTACACTGGTCGGGAGCGGCGACAAGTCGTTGGTGCTTCGCACCAATGCGGAATTCGGTTTTCTGGGAAGCTATAACAACGACGTCGGCGACGTACCCTTTGAGCGATTTTTCGTTGGAGGCGACGGCATGGGCAATTTCACCTTGGATGGTAGGGATATCATCGCCTTGAGGGGTTACAAAAATCAGTCATTGACCCCCGTTGACCCATTGACCCGACAGCAAGAGGGCGGGCTGGTATATAACAAATATTCATTGGAACTTCGATATCCATTGACCCTGAAGCCTTCCGCCTCGATATACGGACTAACTTTTTTGGAAGCGGGGAACGCTTTCCGCAATTTTCAGGAATTTAATCCGTTTGACTTAAAAAGGTCTGCCGGGGTGGGGCTGCGCATTTTTATGCCGGCGTTCGGACTGTTGGGTATCGATTTTGGCTACGGCTTCGATCCCGACAATACGGGACAGGAAACCAGTCCGCACGGCTGGGAGACCCATTTTATTATCGGACAACAGTTTTAA